Proteins encoded by one window of Agelaius phoeniceus isolate bAgePho1 chromosome 5, bAgePho1.hap1, whole genome shotgun sequence:
- the NFAM1 gene encoding NFAT activation molecule 1: MLTAFDLPVMIPNLKDIFLLLWLLQCGGGNVDVQQKPPIQVALLKEEISIPCKVIFPYMPKYTKFSISYYWINSLDQKTYIYSRVENVAIPSGEENKTAALCYDHRIMPLENTSSTGTYYCEVKWNGIQKIGKGVFFLIRDTGYINIFYSWEILITLTVLLAVLSITATALLLWKRKVLCPRRNQPNILRQKVETQLPSASPPPLPPPVYDSLDVQQVDVYSSLENNTNNPSHRKNPPGKTPKKQETLEESSDTLYENI, from the exons ATGCTTACAGCCTTTGACCTCCCTGTCATGATCCCAAATCTAAAAGACATCTTCCTGTTACTTTGGTTGCTTCAGTGTGGAg GAGGAAATGTCGATGTACAGCAGAAACCTCCAATCCAGGTTGCCTTGCTCAAGGAAGAAATATCCATCCCCTGTAAAGTCATCTTCCCTTACATGCCGAAATACACCAAATTTTCAATCTCCTATTACTGGATTAATTCACTGGATCAGAAGACATATATCTATAGTAGGGTGGAAAATGTAGCCATTCCTTCTGGAGAAGAGAATAAGACTGCTGCCTTATGTTATGACCACAGAATCATGCCACTTGAAAACACCTCCTCTACTGGCACGTACTACTGCGAGGTCAAATGGAATGGTATCCAAAAAATAGGAAAGGGAGTGTTTTTCCTTATTAGAG ATACAGGATACATAAATATCTTTTACAGCTGGGAAATCCTCATTACGCTTACTGTTCTTCTGGCTGTATTGAGCATCACTGCAACAGCTCTGCTTCTGTGGAAAAGAAAG GTGTTGTGCCCTAGAAGGAACCAGCCAAATATCCTGAGACAGAAGGTAGAAACTCAGCTCCCTTCAGCCAGCCCACCACCACTACCACCTCCTGTCTATGAT AGCCTGGATGTGCAGCAAGTTGATGTCTATTCTAGCCTCGAGAACAACACAAACAACCCATCACACAGAAAGAATCCTCCAGGGAAG
- the LOC129119981 gene encoding suppressor of cytokine signaling 1-like yields MIRGRPDDLHNTQSTVSPLQRQHRSVLPSPVPPGLPDRFRMFRSCEWEVLERSLNILQASDFYWGPLSVGEAHAKLQREPVGTYLVRDSSQGNCLFSLSVRMPTGPVSLRISFQEGYFRLKNWFSDCVVRLLELVVAGTRNNPLHFDEMGGTPLVFSEPLCRSRRAVPTLRELCRQSLPAGATTEDRAGLGGSLGMCLREEVFSPLDRRGGSEGSVGPSPSLSWARR; encoded by the coding sequence ATGATCAGAGGGAGGCCAGATGACCTGCAcaacacacagagcactgtttctcctctgcaaaggcaGCATCGGAGCGTTCTCCCCAGCCCCGTGCCGCCCGGCTTGCCCGATCGTTTCCGGATGTTTCGTAGCTGCGAGTGGGAAGTCCTGGAGCGATCCCTCAATATCCTCCAGGCCAGTGACTTCTACTGGGGCCCCTTGTCTGTGGGGGAGGCTCACGCCAAGCTCCAGCGGGAGCCTGTAGGCACCTACTTGGTGCGGGACAGCTCGCAGGGGAACTGCTTGTTCAGCCTGAGCGTGCGGATGCCCACGGGGCCCGTCAGCCTTCGGATCTCTTTCCAGGAGGGCTATTTCCGCCTCAAGAACTGGTTTTCAGACTGCGTGGTCcggctgctggagctggtggtGGCGGGGACCCGGAACAACCCCTTGCACTTTGATGAGATGGGGGGAACTCCCCTGGTCTTCTCTGAGCCCTTGTGCCGGAGCCGCCGGGCAGTGCCCACACTGCGGGAATTGTGCCGCCAGAGCCTCCCTGCTGGTGCCACAAcagaggacagagcagggctggggggctcctTGGGAATGTGTCTGAGGGAAGAGGTGTTCTCACCCCTGGACAGAAGGGGAGGGTCAGAGGGGAGCGttggccccagcccctctctgtcCTGGGCTAGGAGATGA